The following proteins come from a genomic window of Pseudochaenichthys georgianus chromosome 17, fPseGeo1.2, whole genome shotgun sequence:
- the LOC117462305 gene encoding angiomotin-like 2a: protein MSSTEEPSGTVLHRLIQEQLRYGNPTDTRTLLAIQQQALRGGSGSNSGPSSGCELGRSPRSSLESLTQEEPPFPQLSARQEPQGQEHQGDYLHSESGYQLYQLHGEELPTYEQAKVHSQYLASNWAPTGPVRQLHEGLLHEGAFHEEADMMELKCSHVRSLSEHCMQISLERNDAAAKAEALRSTSHSYPELPYYTPPALQSPRQSMDKRSPPPDYSAPIQGQGFIPHQSQEVQAQQHRYVQSVQQAELPCYSTFSSLPPAGLEEPNQVELLLMENERLRQELEAHREKTGRIQKLEQEIHRISDAYETMMQGSCKRENLEQTLRKRLVSEIRRLQDFNRDLRENLENARSHVAKEVEAADHNQHIMAKLLEQNEEQNFEKERVERELERLRSTVEEQNKRSKHLEDALDTARGRGRQLEDELRRKRAYVEKVERLQSALAQLQSTCEKRETLEMKLRTRLEQELRTLRAQQRQTQPPGVTMGSLQERLHEREERILALEADMVRWEQKYLEESTMRQFAMEVAATAAAQRDTTIINHSPCHSSNNSFNEDLPVADYRNQEMENRIRALYAQILEKDAVIKILNQRLHQDQGRKDEHSPRPNLLNTVGASLRPASSTPSISTALSNTRSRGKSLSDDQTLPSHQFSAQSEPGTLELQVEGTKAKEAASTTKLNSDKAAPKKLLLNPFRGLDELDSEAVEIFI from the exons ATGTCATCCACTGAAGAACCGTCTGGCACGGTCCTGCACCGGCTGATCCAGGAGCAGCTGCGCTATGGAAACCCCACAGACACCCGCACTTTATTAGCCATCCAGCAGCAGGCCCTGCGTGGAGGCAGTGGGAGCAACAGTGGACCCAGCAGTGGATGTGAACTGGGCAGGAGCCCACGCTCCTCTCTGGAGAGTCTCACCCAGGAGGAGCCTCCGTTCCCTCAGCTCTCTGCCAGGCAGGAGCCCCAGGGCCAGGAGCACCAGGGAGACTACCTTCACTCAGAGAGTGGCTACCAGCTCTACCAGCTGCACGGCGAGGAGCTGCCAACATACGAGCAGGCCAAGGTGCACTCTCAGTATCTGGCCTCTAACTGGGCCCCTACAGGCCCCGTCAGGCAGCTCCACGAGGGGCTCCTGCATGAGGGAGCCTTCCATGAAGAGGCAGATATGATGGAGCTGAAGTGCAGCCATGTTCGGTCTCTCAGTGAGCATTGCATGCAGATATCTCTGGAGAGGAATGATGCAGCTGCTAAAGCGGAGGCCCTCAGGAGCACCTCTCACAGCTACCCTGAGCTGCCGTACTACACACCGCCGGCCCTCCAGAGCCCGAGGCAGAGCATGGACAAACGCAGCCCCCCTCCAGACTACTCAGCCCCCATCCAGGGCCAAGGATTTATTCCTCACCAGAGCCAGGAGGTGCAAGCACagcagcacag GTATGTCCAGTCTGTCCAGCAAGCTGAACTGCCCTGCTACAGCACATTCAGCAGCCTGCCACCTGCTGGCTTGGAGGAGCCCAACCAGGTGGAGCTGCTGCTGATGGAGAACGAGAGGCTGAGGCAAGAGCTGGAAGCACACAGGGAGAAGACTGGCCGTATTCAGAAG CTGGAGCAGGAGATCCATCGTATTTCCGATGCCTATGAGACAATGATGCAGGGCAGCTGTAAGAGGGAAAACCTGGAGCAGACACTGAGGAAGAGGCTAGTGTCTGAGATCAGGAGGCTACAGGATTTCAACAGAGACCTAAGAG AAAACTTGGAAAATGCCAGATCACATGTTGCTAAAGAAGTAGAAGCAGCTGACCACAACCAGCACATCATGGCGAAACTCCTTGAACAAA ATGAGGAGCAGAACTTTGAGAAGGAGCGCGTAGAGCGGGAGTTGGAGCGATTGCGATCCACAGTGGAGGAGCAGAACAAAAGGTCAAAGCATCTCGAGGACGCGCTGGACACAGCTCGTGGACGAGGCCGCCAGCTTGAAGACGAGTTGAGGAGGAAGAGGGCTTATGTGGAGAAGGTTGAGAGACTTCAGAGTGCGCTGGCTCAGCTGCAGTCCACCTGTGAGAAGAGGGAGACCCTGGAGATGAAGCTGAGGACGCGACTAGAGCAGGAGCTGAGGACTCTGAGGGCACAACAG AGGCAGACTCAGCCACCAGGAGTGACAATGGGCTCCCTCCAAGAGCGCCTGCATGAGCGCGAGGAGCGAATCCTGGCCCTCGAGGCCGACATGGTGCGCTGGGAGCAGAAGTACCTGGAAGAAAGCACCATGAGGCAGTTTGCCATGGAGGTGGCTGCCACCGCCGCTGCACAGAG AGACACCACCATCATTAACCACTCGCCTTGCCACTcctccaacaacagcttcaacgaGGACCTGCCGGTGGCCGACTACAGGAATCAGGAGATGGAGAACAGGATCCGTGCCCTTTACGCTCAGATCTTGGAGAAGGACGCTGTGATCAAGATCCTCAACCAGCGGCTGCACCAGGACCAAGGGAGGAAGGACGAGCACAGCCCCCGCCCAAACCTCCTGAATACAGTGGGGGCATCTCTCCGACCCGCCTCCTCCACCCCCTCCATCAGCACCGCCTTGAGCAACACAAGGAGTCGAG GTAAGAGTCTCTCAGACGATCAGACTTTGCCAAGCCATCAGTTCTCCGCTCAGTCTGAGCCTGGAACGCTCGAGCTGCAGGTGGAGGGGACGAAAGCCAAAGAGGCTGCCAGCACGACTAAGCTCAACAGTG acaAGGCAGCGCCTAAGAAGTTGCTATTAAACCCCTTCAGAGGCCTGGATGAGCTGGATTCAGAGGCTGTGGAAATCTTCATTTAA